One region of Agelaius phoeniceus isolate bAgePho1 chromosome 12, bAgePho1.hap1, whole genome shotgun sequence genomic DNA includes:
- the MC1R gene encoding melanocyte-stimulating hormone receptor produces the protein MSTLAPLRLLREPSNASEGNHSNATVGAGGGWCQGLDIPNELFLALGLVSLVENLLVVAAILKNRNLHSPTYYFICCLAVSDMLVSISNLAEMLFMLLLEHGVLVMRPSIVRHMDSVIDTLICSSVVSSLSFLGVIAVDRYITIFYALRYHSIMTLQRAVVTMASVWLASTVSSAILIAYYRSNTVLLCLISFFLFMLVLMLVLYIHMFALARHHLHSISSQQKPPTAHRGGSLKGAVTLTILLGVFFICWGPFFFHLILIVTCPTNPFCTCFFSYFNLFLILIICNSVIDPLIYAFRSQELRRTLQEVVTCSW, from the coding sequence ATGTCGACGCTGGCCCCCCTGCGTCTGCTGCGCGAGCCCTCGAATGCCAGCGAGGGCAACCACAGCAACGCCACGGTTGGGGCCGGGGGCGgctggtgccaggggctggacaTTCCCAACGAGCTGTTCCTGGCGCTGGGGCTGGTGAGCCTGGTGGAGAACCTGCTGGTGGTGGCTGCCATCCTGAAGAACAGGAACCTGCACTCGCCCACCTACTACTTCATCTGCTGCCTGGCGGTGTCGGACATGCTGGTGAGCATCAGCAACCTGGCGGAGATGCTCttcatgctgctgctggagcacgGGGTGCTGGTGATGCGCCCCAGCATCGTCCGCCACATGGACAGCGTCATCGACACGCTCATCTGCAGCTCCGTGGTCTCGTCCCTCTCCTTCCTGGGGGTCATCGCCGTGGACCGCTACATCACCATCTTCTACGCCCTGCGCTACCACAGCATCATGACCCTGCAGCGCGCCGTGGTCACCATGGCCAGCGTCTGGCTGGCCAGCACCGTCTCCAGCGCCATCCTGATCGCCTACTACCGCAGCAACACCGTCCTCCTCTGCCtcatcagcttcttcctcttcatgCTGGTCCTCATGCTGGTGCTCTACATCCACATGTTCGCCCTGGCCCGCCACCACCTCCACAGCATCTCCAGCCAGCAGAAGCCACCCACTGCCCACCGTGGTGGCAGCCTGAAGGGTGCCGTCACCCTCACCATCCTCCTGGGTGTCTTCTTTATCTGCTGGGGGCCCTTCTTCTTCCACCTCATCCTCATCGTCACCTGTCCCACCAACCCATTCTGCACCTGCTTCTTCAGCTACTTCaacctcttcctcatcctcatcatctgTAACTCGGTGATTGACCCCCTCATCTATGCCTTCCGGAGCCAGgagctccggcggacgctgcaggAGGTGGTGACGTGCTCCTGGTAG